From Marinoscillum sp. 108, a single genomic window includes:
- the ald gene encoding alanine dehydrogenase, protein MIIGVPKEIKNNENRVAVTPAGVIELSKNGHQIYVQSTAGLGSGFADEQYEEAGATILPTIEETYAIAEMIMKVKEPIEPEYKLIKKDQLVFTYFHFASYEPLTKAMMASGAVCLAYETVEKPDRSLPLLVPMSEVAGRMSIQEGAKYLEKPMGGRGILLGGVPGVRPAKVLILGGGVVGTNAAKMAAGMGADVTIMDVSLPRLRYLDDVMPANVNTFMSNEFNIRELIRNHDLIVGAVLIPGAKAPHLITRDMLKEMNPGTVLVDVAVDQGGCIETCRPTTHQDPTYVIDGILHYCVANMPGAVPYTSTLALTNATLPYAIQLANKGWKKACQDNRELLLGLNVINGEIVYEGVAKAFNLPFAPAEKFL, encoded by the coding sequence ATGATTATCGGCGTTCCAAAGGAGATTAAAAACAACGAAAACAGAGTGGCTGTGACCCCTGCAGGTGTCATTGAGCTTTCAAAAAACGGACATCAAATATATGTACAATCTACTGCCGGTTTGGGGAGTGGATTTGCAGATGAGCAATATGAGGAGGCAGGAGCCACCATACTCCCTACCATAGAGGAGACTTATGCCATCGCTGAGATGATCATGAAAGTAAAGGAGCCGATAGAGCCCGAGTATAAGCTCATAAAGAAGGATCAATTGGTATTCACCTATTTTCACTTTGCTTCATATGAACCCCTGACTAAGGCCATGATGGCGAGTGGAGCGGTTTGTCTTGCTTATGAGACTGTAGAGAAACCAGACAGGTCATTGCCCCTTTTGGTGCCCATGTCTGAGGTAGCCGGAAGGATGTCTATTCAGGAAGGTGCCAAATACCTGGAGAAGCCTATGGGCGGAAGGGGTATTTTGCTGGGAGGTGTACCTGGTGTTCGTCCGGCCAAAGTGTTGATCCTCGGTGGTGGAGTAGTAGGTACCAATGCGGCTAAAATGGCTGCCGGTATGGGCGCCGATGTGACCATCATGGATGTGAGCCTGCCGAGATTGCGATACCTGGATGATGTGATGCCTGCCAATGTGAATACCTTCATGTCCAATGAGTTCAACATTCGCGAACTGATCAGGAACCACGACCTCATCGTAGGTGCGGTATTGATACCAGGTGCAAAAGCCCCTCATCTGATCACGCGAGATATGCTGAAGGAGATGAACCCGGGTACGGTGTTGGTAGATGTGGCTGTAGATCAGGGTGGCTGTATCGAAACCTGCAGACCTACCACACACCAGGATCCAACCTATGTGATCGATGGTATCCTACACTACTGTGTGGCGAACATGCCGGGTGCTGTGCCTTATACTTCTACTTTGGCGCTGACCAACGCAACCCTTCCTTACGCCATTCAGCTGGCCAATAAAGGATGGAAGAAAGCATGTCAGGATAATAGAGAGTTGCTCCTGGGGCTGAATGTAATCAATGGAGAGATTGTATATGAAGGGGTAGCAAAAGCCTTTAACCTCCCTTTTGCTCCAGCTGAGAAGTTTTTATAG
- a CDS encoding thiamine pyrophosphate-dependent enzyme has translation MSSVKTSKKTNLKKAEILADYALAIESREDSLIGRKEVFMGKAKFGIFGDGKELAQIAAAKFFQNGDWRSGYYRDQTFVMAIGQVTSQQFFAQLYAHTDVAAEPASAGRMMNGHFGTRSINAKGEWRTLTDIKNSSSDISPTAAQMPRLIGLGWASKLYRNNPNLKDFKDFSINGNEVAFGTIGNASTSEGHFFEAMNAAGVLQIPMVMSVWDDGYGISVPQKYHTTKESISKALAGFQRTENQTGIEIFTVKGWDYPALVETYRKAVKLAREEHIPCLVHVEELTQPQGHSTSGSHERYKPKDRLEWEKGHDCLLKMRKWMEEEGIATSAELDALEKEARAKAKKARENAWKDYMSEIKEDLNQAIELIGKAALTSNNNKILQQIKNDLKSSLNALKADIAKAVRKSLRYLTDNDSEEKKRLQNWLKEKQEKYRDEYNSHLYSQSAESPLNTEAVAPVFGEDSKLVDGREVVQACFDALFERDPRVIAFGEDVGRIGDVNQGFAGLQEKYGEIRITDTGIRELTIIGQGIGASLRGLRPIAEIQYLDYLIYALQTLSDDLASLHYRMKGGQKAPLIIRTRGHRLEGVWHSGSPMGMIINSLRGIHVLVPRNMTQAAGFYNTLMDSDDPALIIESLNGYRLKEKMPQNIGEIKVPLGIPETLREGTDITLVTYGSMCRIVMDAAQQLSEFDISCEVIDVQTLLPFDRNKDIVESLKKTNKIAFIDEDVPGGASAFMMQNVLERDGGYFHLDSKPITITAQEHRPAYGTDGDYFSKPSTEDVFEKIYALMHEINPERYKAIL, from the coding sequence ATGAGTTCCGTGAAAACCAGCAAGAAGACCAACCTGAAAAAAGCAGAAATACTCGCAGATTATGCACTGGCTATTGAAAGCCGTGAGGATAGTTTGATTGGGCGCAAGGAGGTCTTTATGGGGAAAGCCAAATTTGGAATCTTCGGTGATGGAAAAGAACTCGCACAAATAGCCGCTGCCAAATTCTTTCAAAATGGAGACTGGAGATCGGGATATTACCGCGATCAAACGTTCGTCATGGCCATAGGCCAGGTGACCTCTCAGCAGTTTTTTGCTCAACTCTATGCACATACGGATGTAGCTGCAGAGCCGGCTTCTGCCGGGCGGATGATGAACGGTCACTTCGGTACCCGATCCATTAACGCTAAAGGTGAGTGGCGCACCTTGACAGATATCAAAAACAGTAGTTCGGATATCTCTCCTACTGCCGCACAAATGCCTCGTCTGATTGGGCTCGGGTGGGCTTCCAAGCTTTACAGGAATAACCCAAACCTTAAAGATTTTAAAGATTTTTCCATCAATGGAAATGAGGTGGCTTTTGGCACGATCGGGAATGCCTCTACCTCTGAAGGACACTTTTTTGAGGCCATGAATGCGGCCGGGGTGCTACAAATCCCCATGGTCATGTCGGTATGGGATGATGGCTACGGCATCTCAGTACCGCAGAAATACCACACTACCAAGGAATCTATTTCCAAGGCACTGGCTGGCTTTCAGCGTACTGAAAACCAAACCGGCATAGAGATATTTACCGTAAAAGGATGGGATTATCCGGCGCTGGTAGAAACCTACCGCAAGGCCGTGAAACTAGCCAGGGAAGAACATATACCCTGTCTGGTACATGTGGAAGAACTCACCCAACCTCAGGGACATTCCACATCCGGTTCACATGAGCGCTATAAGCCCAAAGACCGATTGGAGTGGGAAAAGGGCCATGATTGCCTACTGAAGATGAGGAAGTGGATGGAGGAAGAAGGGATAGCAACCTCTGCAGAGTTGGACGCTTTGGAAAAAGAAGCCAGGGCCAAGGCCAAAAAGGCACGTGAAAACGCCTGGAAAGATTACATGAGTGAAATCAAGGAGGACCTAAATCAGGCGATAGAACTGATAGGTAAAGCTGCCCTGACTTCTAATAACAATAAGATTCTTCAGCAAATAAAAAATGACCTGAAAAGCTCTCTGAATGCGCTGAAGGCCGATATTGCAAAGGCTGTAAGAAAGAGCCTCAGGTACCTGACTGACAATGACTCTGAAGAAAAGAAGCGACTTCAGAACTGGCTGAAAGAGAAACAGGAGAAATACAGGGATGAATACAATTCCCATCTGTATAGTCAGTCTGCCGAATCGCCATTAAACACCGAAGCTGTAGCTCCCGTCTTTGGAGAAGACTCCAAACTGGTAGATGGTCGTGAGGTGGTTCAGGCCTGCTTCGACGCCCTTTTTGAGCGAGACCCAAGGGTAATCGCCTTTGGAGAAGATGTAGGGAGGATAGGCGACGTGAATCAGGGATTTGCAGGCCTACAGGAGAAATACGGAGAAATCAGGATTACCGACACTGGAATTCGCGAACTCACCATCATCGGGCAAGGCATCGGCGCCTCTCTGAGGGGGCTGAGGCCAATTGCTGAAATCCAGTACCTCGACTATTTGATTTACGCCCTCCAGACCCTATCAGATGACCTTGCCAGTCTTCATTACCGAATGAAAGGAGGCCAAAAGGCACCACTCATCATACGCACCAGAGGACATAGACTGGAAGGCGTATGGCACAGTGGCTCTCCCATGGGTATGATTATCAATTCGCTACGTGGCATACACGTACTGGTGCCTAGAAACATGACCCAGGCGGCTGGTTTTTACAACACTTTGATGGATTCCGATGATCCGGCTTTGATCATCGAGTCGCTCAATGGCTACCGTCTGAAGGAAAAAATGCCACAAAACATTGGTGAGATCAAGGTGCCGCTAGGAATTCCCGAAACCCTGCGTGAGGGCACCGACATCACATTGGTCACCTATGGCAGCATGTGCCGCATCGTGATGGATGCCGCTCAGCAGCTCAGTGAATTTGATATCTCATGTGAGGTCATCGACGTACAGACACTTCTCCCCTTTGACCGAAACAAGGACATAGTGGAGTCACTGAAGAAGACGAACAAAATTGCTTTCATTGATGAAGATGTACCGGGAGGTGCTTCGGCCTTTATGATGCAAAATGTACTGGAGCGCGATGGCGGATACTTCCATCTGGACTCAAAACCAATCACCATCACCGCTCAGGAACACAGGCCTGCATATGGTACGGATGGCGATTACTTCTCCAAACCCAGCACAGAAGATGTCTTCGAGAAAATCTACGCTTTGATGCATGAGATAAACCCTGAGCGATATAAGGCTATTTTATAG
- a CDS encoding MFS transporter, which produces MESSKKVVNSWCMYDWANSVYNLVINTSIFPIYYTAVTANEANSDKVSFFGFEMINSVLYSYALSLSYLLSALILPLLSGIADYTGEKKKYLRIFTTLGAIACMGMFFFTSDTLEWGIICVLLASLGYSSGLVFYDAYLPEIAPASMTDRISARGYSFGYAGSALMLILSLILITFYESFGFANKGDATRTVFLLVGLWWIGFAQIPLKHLPANVFNRKPTGRILLNGYLELKKVLLALKHQPNIKKYLLSFFFFNMGVQTIMLLATLFGTKELKLGSGELIPVILIIQFVAIGGATLFARISDRKGNIFSLSLMIFIWVGICVFAYTITSVNEFYIVAVLVGLVMGGIQALSRATFSKLIPTDTMDHASYFSFFDVTFHISVVLGTFSYGFIEQITGSMRNSTLALASYFVIGFLLLIFVKMPKNQHAKT; this is translated from the coding sequence ATGGAAAGCAGTAAAAAAGTAGTGAATTCCTGGTGCATGTATGACTGGGCCAACTCGGTATACAACCTGGTGATCAACACCTCTATTTTCCCGATTTACTACACGGCGGTCACTGCCAATGAAGCCAACTCTGATAAGGTGAGCTTCTTCGGGTTTGAAATGATCAATTCCGTCCTTTATAGCTATGCACTCTCCCTTTCTTACCTACTATCGGCGCTCATTCTTCCCCTTCTCTCAGGGATAGCCGACTATACTGGGGAGAAGAAGAAGTACCTGCGGATTTTCACCACGCTCGGTGCCATCGCCTGCATGGGCATGTTCTTTTTCACCTCCGATACCCTGGAGTGGGGTATTATCTGTGTGCTTCTGGCCAGTCTGGGTTATAGCTCAGGTCTGGTGTTTTACGATGCCTACCTGCCAGAGATAGCTCCAGCCAGCATGACAGACCGGATCAGTGCCCGGGGCTATTCCTTTGGGTATGCGGGCAGTGCGCTCATGCTTATCCTCAGTCTTATTCTCATTACTTTCTATGAGTCTTTTGGTTTTGCCAATAAGGGTGACGCAACGCGTACGGTATTTTTGCTTGTAGGGCTATGGTGGATTGGGTTTGCACAGATTCCACTCAAGCACCTGCCTGCCAATGTTTTTAATCGAAAGCCCACCGGAAGAATCCTTCTCAATGGCTACCTGGAACTCAAAAAAGTCCTTTTGGCCCTGAAGCACCAGCCCAATATCAAGAAGTACCTTCTCTCCTTCTTTTTCTTCAATATGGGCGTGCAAACGATCATGCTTCTGGCCACACTTTTTGGTACAAAAGAGCTGAAACTCGGATCCGGAGAGCTCATTCCAGTGATCTTGATCATTCAGTTTGTGGCCATAGGAGGAGCGACGCTCTTTGCCAGAATATCCGATAGAAAGGGGAATATTTTCTCACTCAGTCTGATGATCTTTATCTGGGTTGGCATTTGCGTATTTGCATACACCATTACCTCGGTCAATGAATTTTATATTGTTGCCGTGCTCGTTGGTTTGGTGATGGGGGGAATTCAGGCACTTTCGAGGGCCACATTTTCCAAACTGATCCCTACTGACACCATGGATCATGCTTCATATTTCTCTTTCTTCGATGTGACCTTCCACATCAGCGTAGTCCTTGGCACCTTTAGCTATGGCTTTATCGAGCAGATCACCGGAAGCATGAGAAATAGTACACTCGCTCTTGCTTCTTATTTTGTCATTGGTTTTTTGCTCTTGATCTTTGTGAAAATGCCCAAAAACCAGCATGCAAAAACTTAA
- a CDS encoding deoxyribodipyrimidine photo-lyase gives MAKINIFWHRRDLRGHDNTGLQYALTAGLPVLPVFIFDTNILDELEDRKDPRITFIHDQVTRLNTYYREHGSALDVYHGTPDKAFEAILENYEVNGVFTNRDYEPYATARDSALENSLKSKGVDFFTFKDQVIFEAGEILTKEGEPYKVFTPYKNKWFEKFNQVGVSKHDSEANLKTLVPMRGREIPSLSQMNFKRTEIDLPPAEISDALISQYAARRDFPAEHGTSKLGVHLRFGTVSIRDLVRRAHGLSDTWLSELIWREFYMMILAHYPRVIDQAFKPQYDRIPWINDETQFKKWCNGMTGYPLVDAGMRELNATGYMHNRVRMVVASFLTKHLLIDWRWGERYFASRLLDFELSSNNGGWQWAAGTGTDAQPYFRVFNPYSQQEKFDPKLKYVRRWVPEYGSPDYPEPIVSHKEARLRAIETYKLALSQN, from the coding sequence ATGGCTAAGATTAACATTTTCTGGCATCGCAGAGACCTGAGGGGTCATGACAACACTGGGCTCCAATATGCTTTGACAGCCGGGCTTCCTGTTTTGCCCGTCTTTATTTTTGATACCAATATCTTGGATGAGCTCGAGGACAGAAAGGATCCAAGGATCACATTCATTCATGATCAGGTCACTCGACTGAACACCTACTATCGGGAGCATGGAAGTGCTCTGGATGTCTATCATGGCACTCCTGATAAGGCCTTTGAAGCTATCCTTGAAAATTATGAGGTGAATGGTGTTTTCACCAATCGGGACTATGAACCGTACGCCACGGCGCGGGATTCAGCATTAGAAAACAGCTTAAAGTCTAAAGGAGTGGATTTCTTCACTTTTAAAGATCAGGTCATTTTTGAAGCAGGTGAAATTCTTACCAAAGAAGGGGAACCCTACAAGGTTTTTACTCCTTACAAGAATAAATGGTTTGAGAAATTCAATCAGGTGGGTGTCTCAAAGCACGATAGTGAGGCAAATTTGAAGACCCTGGTCCCCATGAGAGGAAGGGAAATACCTTCCCTCAGCCAGATGAATTTTAAACGTACGGAGATCGACTTACCCCCGGCTGAGATAAGTGATGCTCTGATATCCCAGTATGCGGCCAGAAGAGACTTCCCTGCTGAGCATGGTACTTCTAAGCTTGGTGTCCATTTGCGTTTTGGTACAGTGAGCATCAGGGATTTGGTACGCAGAGCACACGGCTTATCTGACACATGGCTCAGTGAGTTGATTTGGAGGGAGTTTTACATGATGATTCTGGCTCACTACCCCAGGGTAATAGATCAGGCATTCAAGCCACAGTATGATCGTATTCCTTGGATCAATGATGAGACTCAGTTTAAAAAGTGGTGCAACGGGATGACAGGTTATCCGTTGGTAGATGCAGGTATGCGAGAGTTGAACGCTACAGGGTATATGCACAATAGGGTGAGAATGGTGGTGGCTAGTTTCCTGACCAAGCATCTGTTGATCGATTGGAGGTGGGGAGAGCGTTATTTTGCCAGTAGACTTTTGGATTTCGAGTTGAGCAGTAACAACGGTGGCTGGCAATGGGCGGCAGGTACGGGTACGGATGCACAGCCTTATTTCCGGGTTTTTAACCCCTACAGTCAGCAGGAGAAATTTGATCCGAAACTAAAGTATGTGAGACGTTGGGTGCCAGAGTATGGAAGTCCTGACTATCCTGAACCGATTGTTTCTCATAAAGAAGCACGCCTGCGGGCTATAGAAACCTACAAGCTGGCACTTTCTCAGAACTGA
- a CDS encoding acyl transferase → MFDYENFKSKIFSIQPENFQTYALEVFVYQYLHNPTYQIYCQHLGKSPDNVHSLQDIPFLPIEFFKTHQVMTGKWKSEKVFMSSGTTGMQRSEHHVRDLGFYHKIAQVTFERLYGALQSIEIMALLPSYLEQGDSSLISMVDHFMSQAHPASAYYLGDHTSLQKAITSSERKKLLIGVTYALLDMADALSLSADDLIVMETGGMKGRRKEMIRTELHEVLMKNFAVEHIHSEYGMTELTSQAYAMGGQFAFPPWARALVRDINDPFSFLPVGRTGGLNIVDLANINSCAFVETKDLGLESKTGHFEVLGRFDNSDVRGCNLLV, encoded by the coding sequence ATGTTTGATTACGAAAATTTCAAATCCAAAATATTTTCTATTCAGCCCGAAAATTTTCAGACCTACGCATTGGAGGTCTTTGTCTATCAGTACCTCCACAATCCTACCTATCAAATTTACTGCCAGCATTTGGGAAAATCTCCGGATAACGTTCACTCATTACAAGATATTCCTTTTTTACCCATTGAGTTCTTCAAAACGCACCAGGTAATGACCGGAAAATGGAAATCGGAGAAGGTTTTCATGAGCAGCGGCACTACAGGAATGCAAAGAAGTGAGCACCATGTACGTGACCTGGGCTTCTACCACAAGATCGCTCAGGTGACTTTTGAAAGGCTTTATGGCGCCCTTCAGTCCATAGAGATTATGGCGCTCTTGCCTTCCTATCTGGAGCAAGGGGACTCTTCCCTCATTAGCATGGTGGACCACTTCATGAGTCAGGCTCATCCCGCCAGCGCCTACTATCTAGGGGATCATACATCCCTTCAAAAAGCCATCACATCATCCGAGCGTAAAAAATTGCTGATCGGCGTAACTTATGCGTTACTGGACATGGCAGATGCATTGAGCTTATCTGCGGATGATCTGATTGTGATGGAAACCGGTGGCATGAAGGGGCGCAGGAAAGAAATGATCCGTACTGAGCTGCACGAGGTATTGATGAAAAATTTCGCGGTGGAGCACATTCACTCCGAATATGGAATGACCGAGCTCACTTCTCAGGCTTACGCCATGGGAGGGCAGTTCGCCTTTCCGCCATGGGCCAGGGCGCTGGTCAGAGATATCAATGATCCATTCAGTTTTCTACCCGTCGGGCGGACCGGAGGTCTCAACATTGTGGATCTCGCCAATATAAATTCATGTGCATTTGTGGAAACAAAAGATCTCGGCCTGGAGAGTAAAACGGGTCATTTTGAGGTACTTGGCCGCTTTGACAACTCAGATGTAAGGGGTTGCAACCTCTTGGTATAA
- a CDS encoding type I restriction enzyme HsdR N-terminal domain-containing protein: MQKLNLPPSDFKLKSEEGNQFIFDIVRKKYLVLTPEEWVRQHFIHLMVNHLAYPKSLIKVETGLAYFKSAKRSDIMLCNREGGNFLLVECKAADVKIDRKALNQVSVYNKELKARYVALTNGMVHFIWEYRSDENKYYQLKEFPKFV, from the coding sequence ATGCAAAAACTTAACCTACCACCTAGTGACTTCAAGTTGAAAAGCGAGGAGGGTAATCAGTTTATTTTTGATATCGTCAGAAAAAAGTATCTGGTGCTCACCCCTGAAGAGTGGGTCAGACAACATTTTATTCACCTGATGGTGAATCATCTGGCCTACCCCAAGTCACTGATAAAAGTGGAAACAGGCCTGGCTTATTTCAAATCTGCCAAGCGAAGTGATATCATGCTTTGCAACCGGGAAGGCGGCAACTTCTTGCTGGTAGAGTGCAAAGCTGCTGACGTGAAAATAGATCGTAAGGCGCTCAATCAGGTGAGTGTTTACAACAAAGAATTAAAGGCCCGGTATGTGGCGCTAACCAACGGAATGGTTCATTTCATATGGGAATACAGGAGCGACGAGAATAAGTATTATCAGCTCAAAGAATTTCCGAAATTCGTATAA
- a CDS encoding sigma-54 dependent transcriptional regulator — protein MSHILIVDDEKTIRQALKDILEDESYEVSEAPDGEAAWALLEEQTFDAVLCDIKMPKMDGVELLSKAMESGMDVPFIMISAHGTIETAVDATKKGAFDFIQKPPDLNRLLLTVRNALSNSTLQTETKRLKKKINSRYDIVGESAGIVEIKETIEKVAPTEARVLITGENGTGKELVARWLHEKSHRSASPMIEVNCAAIPSELIESELFGHEKGSFTSAHKQRSGKFEQAQGGTLFLDEIGDMSLSAQAKVLRALQENQITRVGGDKNIKVDVRVLAATNKDLRKEIEAGRFREDLYHRLSVMIIHVPALRDRSDDIPLLVDHFLNQVSQEYGTAPKKITSEAIELLQKYKWTGNIRELRNIVERLIIMSNAQITKEDVIKYVEI, from the coding sequence ATGTCTCATATATTGATTGTTGACGATGAGAAAACCATTCGTCAGGCCCTGAAAGATATCCTCGAGGATGAATCTTATGAAGTGAGTGAAGCTCCGGATGGTGAAGCAGCCTGGGCGCTGCTGGAGGAGCAAACTTTTGATGCCGTACTCTGCGATATCAAGATGCCCAAAATGGATGGAGTAGAGCTCCTCTCCAAAGCAATGGAGAGTGGTATGGATGTTCCTTTCATTATGATCTCCGCACATGGGACTATAGAGACCGCAGTAGATGCTACTAAGAAAGGAGCATTTGACTTCATTCAGAAGCCACCGGATCTGAACAGGCTACTCCTCACCGTCAGAAATGCACTCAGCAACTCCACCTTGCAGACCGAGACCAAACGACTGAAGAAAAAAATCAACAGCCGATATGATATTGTGGGGGAATCTGCGGGTATTGTTGAGATCAAAGAGACCATCGAAAAGGTGGCGCCTACGGAGGCGAGAGTGCTCATCACCGGAGAAAATGGTACTGGGAAAGAGCTTGTGGCCAGGTGGCTCCATGAGAAGAGTCATCGAAGTGCCAGTCCGATGATTGAAGTGAACTGTGCCGCTATTCCGTCAGAGCTTATTGAGAGTGAACTCTTCGGTCACGAAAAGGGATCTTTCACCTCCGCACACAAGCAAAGGAGCGGAAAATTCGAGCAAGCTCAGGGTGGAACACTTTTTTTGGACGAAATTGGTGACATGAGCTTGTCGGCTCAGGCTAAAGTGCTTCGTGCACTGCAGGAGAACCAGATCACTCGCGTGGGTGGGGATAAAAACATTAAGGTGGATGTTAGGGTATTGGCGGCTACCAACAAGGATCTGAGGAAAGAGATTGAAGCAGGAAGGTTTAGGGAAGACTTATATCACAGGCTGAGTGTGATGATCATCCATGTACCTGCATTGAGAGATCGAAGCGATGACATTCCGTTGCTTGTTGACCATTTCCTCAATCAGGTGTCTCAGGAGTACGGTACTGCACCTAAAAAAATCACATCTGAGGCTATAGAATTGCTTCAGAAATACAAATGGACAGGAAACATACGAGAACTGCGTAATATCGTGGAGCGACTGATTATTATGTCAAATGCTCAGATTACGAAGGAGGATGTGATAAAATACGTAGAGATTTAG